In Pyrus communis chromosome 11, drPyrComm1.1, whole genome shotgun sequence, the sequence GTTTCAGTTTTCACTTGTAAATTTATAAGCTAAAGAAAAGAAGTTGTTAACTTCTGCATACTATTCCAATTTGAGGACATCTATAAACTTCCATGAAATTATTGTACAACAAGCTTGAGTTTACAGCATAGGCGAgggttaatttaattagtttcATACAAGAAATCAACAGAACTTGATGAATGCCTTCGGATGAGAGCAAGTTGCAAACATCATGGACCAAATGCTATACAATTGATCTTACAAGAACTATGTCTAAGTTACAAGATTACAAACGTATTTGGAATTTAATCGTGTTGGAACTAATCAATTTCTACATTCGCTAGAGCTAATGTGCTCCATCCTATCGACTGAAGTTCAAATCTCTACTCCTGtatgttgtgctaggatagcaccaaaatcttttggaaccaactcaagctagcccacaggaaatttatcaaatggaaatgcaagaacaaaatataaaagacaccaaaattttaacgaggttcctccacagtcagtgtaactggagtacgtcctcggagcagtaggagctcacccaataatccactatcaaccaaatgggagtttacaaagtgttggcaatctcacaacccaaaagcctaatacacccaatagctctcacacaccaaagaaacaaatagagaaagaaatataatgaataatttcttctctatacatatagctcaaagctattacaacaacaactactttggtggatgattactaaccgaAGAGAGGAGCTCTTTTCAAATGGGGGATGCGGCACCCCTTGTTCTCTGccctctttctctctgcaaAACTCTCTGCTAAAACTCTCTGCAAAACTATCTGCAACTCTCCCCTCTCTCTTGTTTTCACACAACCGCATGGAAAAGCAACCAAACCCTTCATTATGAAAGAGCCAACACTCACGGGTGgtagacaaaagaaaaagcaaaggtcttttccctcttttcctccccaaaagaaggaaagatgtttcccctttttatttgttaattctaaagtatggccacttggccacttattcAACACTGTAAGGTGGGAGCTTTTCCGGGAAGCCATCTTTTCCTGTTGATGCAGAGAACGGATATTGAGCAGAATGTTGTCACTTACAATACAATGATCAAGATTTATGGAAAGTCACTTGAACATGAAAAGGCTATAAATCTTGTACAAGAAATGCAGGAGAGGGGTTCAGCCAAATGCAATTACATACTCAACGATTAAGGCTGGGAAACTTGATCGGGCAGCAATGCTGTTTCAAAAGCTAAGGAGCTCTGGGGTTGAGATTGATCAGGTGATTGTGGCTTACGATAAATTAGGTTTGGTTGCTCATGCTAAGCGTTTACTTCATGAGCTGAAGCGCCCAGACAACATCCCTAGGGAGACTGCAACTATAATTCTTGCTAGAGCTGGTCGCATAGAAGAGGCTACATGGGTTTTCCGTCAAGCTTTTGAGGCCGGGGAGGTGAAGGATATATCAGTCTTTGGTTGCACGATTGACCTTTTTTCAAGAAACCGGAAATACTTGAATTTCATTGAGGTGTTTGAGAAGACGAGAGTGGCAGGATAGTTTCCTGCTTC encodes:
- the LOC137709268 gene encoding pentatricopeptide repeat-containing protein At5g39980, chloroplastic-like, whose protein sequence is MATWPLIQHCKVGAFPGSHLFLLMQRTDIEQNVVTYNTMIKIYGKRGVQPNAITYSTIKAGKLDRAAMLFQKLRSSGVEIDQVIVAYDKLGLVAHAKRLLHELKRPDNIPRETATIILARAGRIEEATWVFRQAFEAGEVKDISVFGCTIDLFSRNRKYLNFIEVFEKTRVAG